Part of the Sorghum bicolor cultivar BTx623 chromosome 1, Sorghum_bicolor_NCBIv3, whole genome shotgun sequence genome, GGGTCAGGGGTGCCCAGCGCAGCGCAGCGCCTGCCTCGGTTTCCCAGCGCAGCCGAGCGGGATGGGGCGCACGGGCGTGCACGTGCCAGTCACATGCCCATGTCCCCAGAGTGGGAAGGCCCCAGACGTGTCCCTACTCCCCACTCCCCATCCCATCCCCGAGAAGGGAAATCACGCGGGCCACGCCCCCAAATAAACAAAatataatactccctccgtcctaaaaaatgtcgttttaggtttttgtgccacaagtttgacttgatttgtagaaaatatatataatatttatatctctaaataaatttattaaaaaactagacttaaagatttttccaatgatactaattatgtactataaatactaatattttttactatatatttagctaaagttatttctcgggaagcgaaaacgacacttattttgagccttTCCAAGAGAAGAAACAACCAAAACCAGCACGCCAAGACCACGATGAAACGGCCACCGCAGCTTTGCACGCTGCTGTACTGTAGGCCGACGTTATCCACTAGCGGAGTGCCGACTGCCGACTGCGGCCGGTGTCATTGTCAGCTGCAGCGCTGGGCTGCTGGACGCTATCACGCTATGCACCAGATCGAGCTGACGGGTAGATTATTTAGCTTTAACCGCATTGACTGGACGAGTTAATCTCATCCATCCTGGTTTTACGGCCGCGCTGCACGTCCGACGTCCGTACGTGCCATGCTGGTTTTCATTACTAACTATCACGCGGGCCCCGCCCCCAAATAAACAAAatataatactccctccgtcctaaaaaaaatgtcgttttaggtttttgtgccacaagtttgacttgatttatagaaaatatatataatatttatatctctaaataaatttattaaaaaactagacttaaagatctttccaatgatactaattatgtactataaatactaatattttttactatatatttagctaaagttatttctcgggaagcgaaaacgacacttattttgggacggagggagtatataaaaGCAACCATTAGTAGTAGAACCAACCTTTCCAAGAGAAGAAACAACCAAAACAAGCACGCCAAGACCACGATGAAACGGCCACCGCAGCTTTGCACGCTGCTGTACTGTAGGCCGACGTTATCCACTAGCTGAGTGCCGACTGCCGACTGCGGCCGGTGTCATTGTCAGCAGCAGCGCTGGGCTGCTGGACGCTATCACGCTATGCACCAGATCGAGCTGACGGGTAGATTAGGCGCAGGTTGGGCGACGAGACGAGGAGCCCACGGCCCACGGGTGGGCGCAGCGCCGCGTAGCCTGCCGGGTTACTAAACATGGTAAACAAAGTGGAGCCTCCAATCAGCGCTCGACACCTCCCGCTGCGCCCCGCCCCCGCATCCTTCCGCGCCGGGCATGGGCACCGCGTCGGCGCGCGCCCCTACCCAGTCGTCGACTTGATGCTGCTCACTCGCACTCGTCGCAGCGCCCCACGCCCCGCTATTTATGCGTACTTGCTTGCCGGGAGAGTCGCTGGAGGTGGGCGTCCTCCTCCCGCTCCAGAGCTCGCTGCTTCGCTCCACCCACCCGTAGGTCccctcccctcctcctcctccctcccctGTTGCTGCTGCTTAGCTTGCTTCAACCATCATCTGTTCATcatgttcttcttcttggacaCGGATTATGGAGAGAGGCTCTTGGATTGGTCACTGAATGTCTGGATCCTCTGTTGCGTCTCTCCTGCTCCCGTCTGGGACTGGCTCCTCGATCGGGGGGCAGCTAGAGCGCGATAGGTTTTTGTTTTTGGACCACTCATCAGAAAGGAGATATGCTTGCTCCTTCAGTCCTTCAGTACAAGGATTGATAGCTAGCTTGATGGATTGTTGGGGGGGAAGGGAGGAACAGAACCTGCAAAAAGCTGGCGTTTTTCACTTGGTTCTATATGTTTCTGGTTAGCTTTGACATCGTACGCATATTTGATAGGACGATGGCTGCGGCTAGCAAACTTAGCATGCTAAATTTTAGAAGATGGGAAGATTAACACCCCGAGAaccccctttttttttcttgttttttgGGGCTGCTGATAACTAGCGAATGGATAGTGTTTGTTAGCTGTCGCTATTAAGCTGCTCTAGTATCgtgagaggaaggagaaggagtgcTGCAAGTCCATTCCGTGGCCTTTTACAGTTACCCGTGGTTTTTCTTGCATTCTCGGCATGGTCCATGTGCCACGTCGGGGAGACCAGATTTCGACACGAAAGATTGGGAACGAAACGGCGCTGCTATAATCTCTTGATCATGGGGGAGTAGGAAATGGGGATCCGTTGATCTGCTTTCCGTAGCTGCTAGTATTCATGTCTTCGCAAAAGTAGCATGATGCTTTCTGTTGTTTGTTAGCACCGGATTGTTCCTGATAAGTTCTCCATGTTAGGATCCAGATGTGTTTCCGGAAATGTTAGTGAACCTCGTTTATTGGATTGCACCCTGTTTTGAAACAGCAGGGCTTTTCTCATGACACAGGACTACAGgagtgaaaacttgtaatcccCATCTGTTGAAAAACAATGTGAAATGAAAATCTTGCACCATAATCGCATACTACTGGAAGTTTCAAATGATATTATTCATCATTAGTCTTAGCCTCATAGGTTGcttctttcattttttttaaggaACTGCTTCTTCATATTGTGAATAATTTAGAGGCATAGCTATCTGTTGttttgtaatctctgagttattAGCtgaaaatagtacatgcatactACAACAGAAGGGCCTAATTTTGCATTACCAATAGCACAGGCACTTCAATTTTCTTGAGACAGAGGGGGAAAATGGCATTCATTTAATCATTTCAGCATATATAAGGAGAACCTTGACATTGTGCAATTCCGTAACAGAACTCTGACCTGCTCTTACATTTTGTTGTCCATAGCTAAATGATCATAATTGTTGGAAAAATACTGTCAAAAACAACTccggtgattttttttttatcacaAAACATACATGCTAGATGAATTGTGCAACAAATGTTATAAAAAGAAACAGATAAAGCCCGTTCCATGAAACCTCATTTGCTGTTAATGGCGGGTAAAGGAACTTGATCTTATTATTAGGCTACACCGATTATTCCATGATTTAAATTTATGATACTTATGACTTCATATAAGAACCACATGTTGTAGCACTGGTTATGTTAGAGTGCAGATTTTGTGCCCAGGGGGCTGGCACTGGCACCCTCGTTAGCTATACCATGTTGCAATCTTTCAAAATTCATCACGAAATCATGTATCTAGTACACAAAGTTAAGTATAGTTGCAATTTGAAATTCATCCTATAtgccaagaaacaaaatagacAAGCAGTCAACCTGACACTGTTCATCATGTGTTGATAGTGGcacttctgttttttttttaatctcaGCGTCAAAGATGGATTTCAAACTGAATTGTTGCGGCTAAACTTAACTTTAGGTGTACTACATACATGATTTTTGAAACATTGCAACATGGTATTTTAGATTTTAGAACGAGGGTGCCAGTCCCCCTGGGTGCCATATGATTTTctgttctgtttttttttttggacaagAGATTTTCTGTTCTGTTAATAGGCATGGGAAGTGCAATAGCCCATGGGGAAA contains:
- the LOC110431848 gene encoding uncharacterized protein LOC110431848, with amino-acid sequence MVNKVEPPISARHLPLRPAPASFRAGHGHRVGARPYPVVDLMLLTRTRRSAPRPAIYAYLLAGRVAGGGRPPPAPELAASLHPPVWKAKEKKSFHDILRQQGLVLCVESF